One genomic window of Roseateles sp. DAIF2 includes the following:
- a CDS encoding HAD family hydrolase: MQRSSSDSACRSEASERRLSMGARLTPAIIGRISDEQWRRQIVAALADLHPGVDCASAVMEWSAQPGTLAWEAFELLRSAARNSSAKLVLVTNATTRLRQDLEVLGLGLAFGAVVNFSELGHAKPDSTIFAAALAAVGCAASEALFVDDSLQNVEAALGLGIKAHRCQGIDGFGDFLADAGALPNAD; the protein is encoded by the coding sequence ATGCAGCGATCGAGCAGCGATTCGGCCTGCCGATCGGAAGCATCAGAAAGACGGCTTTCGATGGGGGCGCGTCTGACGCCAGCGATCATCGGCCGCATCTCGGATGAGCAGTGGCGGCGGCAGATCGTCGCCGCGTTGGCGGACTTGCATCCCGGCGTGGACTGTGCTTCGGCCGTGATGGAGTGGTCGGCCCAGCCTGGCACCCTAGCCTGGGAAGCGTTCGAGCTGCTGCGGTCCGCCGCGAGAAACTCCTCGGCCAAGCTGGTCCTTGTGACGAACGCGACAACACGGCTTCGTCAAGACCTGGAGGTTCTCGGACTTGGCCTCGCTTTTGGTGCGGTGGTGAACTTCAGCGAGCTCGGCCATGCCAAACCCGACTCGACCATCTTCGCCGCCGCTCTTGCCGCAGTGGGTTGCGCAGCCAGCGAGGCCCTGTTCGTGGACGACAGCCTCCAGAATGTCGAAGCGGCCCTTGGCCTCGGAATCAAGGCGCATCGCTGTCAAGGCATTGATGGATTTGGTGACTTCCTTGCAGATGCAGGTGCGCTGCCGAACGCGGACTAA